A window of Mesoplasma chauliocola contains these coding sequences:
- a CDS encoding glucose PTS transporter subunit IIA has translation MKIKIYAPVDCEALNIEKCSDPTFSQKMLGEGILLIPKSDKFVLPFESAKSVLVFDTKHAYGFEINGINVLIHCGLETVNLGGKYFESKVIVGKEYKLAQEIFSVDTKSIKKEKLSLETPIVFDNSEMKYEINILNFQEGIYNKGDYICEIEITENEKKINLEELFGQEGKYSKLASNIINLVGSKENFSDFYNCMTRLRFKIKDKNKVNEDKIIKNENVRGINWNGQELQIIIGQDVYKVKDELTKILNFQNSVNQEDLVKINPFNRLLKNFSSVFIKVVPITAGIGLIMALISILRMLNIMPEIVLVKPEEGSSQMWIFDPMLNVGWVILFITGRTSALFLGITLSVSASVHFKWNPLQGAVLGLILCSPLLYGNGGPAMQGQREWVLWEIWQSNDVMLQRIGRISVNMMNLKVGVIIFSVWIASEFDKWIKKWMPVSLDLLFRPLLIFLVIPFAGFFIFGPIWNIFEGIFGYMIGILLKMPLGIGLGIFASVFQASVIFGLHTIMSTFFLLDALANNMVGRVVVIGSISTFAQIAALVGLLIVTKDKKLKKQGSSLIAAGLLGITEPILYGVNFPKRKPLYAGCIGAFFGGCLANIFDVTQRPGGGLGVFDVIGFFSDPLIPVEGLHANNVNGTLYLLCCGVTIAISIFVSMALYKEKTNEKALFIKFFNKIIFIKKQENVLNDEEVILVKNLKKEILSNISKEQIKQLKLQEKNIVNHQKQEANLEFYLKKNEIKRDKLMLQGKKAMKNENIEKANKTALLIKNLDSLIKLEEYTSKVSLAEEKINFSLINEICNEIYLKNLNSFNKVFQIFELKNDIEIDNYIKNISRNILIHWGYEKPIEIKEEKNAYLIAANLKKIKNQEKRNLKWLKK, from the coding sequence TGTTCTTATACATTGTGGACTTGAAACAGTTAATCTGGGTGGCAAATATTTTGAGTCAAAAGTTATTGTTGGGAAAGAATATAAATTAGCTCAAGAAATTTTTAGTGTAGATACTAAAAGTATTAAAAAAGAAAAATTATCATTAGAAACACCAATAGTTTTTGATAATTCTGAAATGAAATATGAAATAAATATTTTAAATTTTCAAGAAGGTATATATAACAAAGGCGATTATATATGTGAAATAGAAATCACTGAAAATGAAAAAAAAATAAATTTAGAAGAATTATTTGGTCAAGAAGGTAAATACTCTAAACTGGCTTCTAATATAATAAACTTAGTTGGTTCAAAAGAAAACTTTTCTGATTTTTACAATTGCATGACTCGCTTAAGATTTAAAATCAAAGATAAAAATAAGGTAAATGAAGATAAAATTATAAAAAATGAAAATGTTCGAGGAATCAATTGAAATGGTCAAGAACTTCAAATAATTATAGGGCAAGATGTCTACAAGGTTAAAGATGAATTAACTAAGATTTTGAATTTTCAAAATAGTGTAAACCAAGAGGACTTAGTTAAAATAAACCCATTTAACAGATTGCTAAAAAACTTTTCATCTGTTTTTATAAAAGTCGTGCCTATAACTGCGGGTATAGGTTTAATTATGGCACTAATTTCAATTTTAAGAATGCTTAATATTATGCCAGAAATAGTATTAGTTAAACCTGAAGAGGGAAGCAGTCAAATGTGAATTTTTGATCCTATGCTTAATGTGGGGTGAGTTATATTATTTATAACTGGTAGAACTTCTGCATTATTTTTAGGAATAACATTATCTGTAAGCGCATCTGTTCACTTTAAGTGAAATCCTTTACAAGGAGCGGTATTAGGTTTAATACTATGCTCTCCACTGCTTTACGGTAATGGTGGCCCAGCGATGCAAGGGCAAAGAGAGTGGGTGCTTTGAGAAATTTGGCAATCAAACGATGTAATGCTACAAAGAATTGGTAGAATATCAGTTAATATGATGAACTTAAAGGTTGGTGTTATTATATTCTCTGTTTGAATTGCATCAGAGTTTGATAAATGAATAAAAAAATGAATGCCAGTAAGTTTAGACTTATTATTTAGACCACTACTAATATTTTTAGTAATCCCATTTGCTGGATTCTTTATTTTTGGACCTATTTGAAATATTTTTGAAGGTATTTTTGGTTATATGATTGGAATTTTACTTAAAATGCCTTTAGGTATAGGCTTAGGTATTTTTGCTAGTGTTTTCCAAGCTTCTGTTATTTTTGGACTGCATACAATAATGTCAACATTCTTTTTGTTAGATGCATTAGCAAATAATATGGTCGGAAGAGTTGTAGTAATTGGAAGCATAAGTACATTTGCCCAAATTGCAGCATTAGTTGGTTTATTAATTGTCACAAAAGATAAAAAACTTAAAAAACAGGGTAGCTCATTAATTGCAGCAGGACTTTTAGGAATTACTGAACCTATTTTATATGGAGTTAACTTCCCGAAAAGAAAACCACTTTATGCAGGATGTATAGGGGCATTCTTTGGTGGATGTTTAGCAAACATATTTGATGTTACACAAAGACCTGGTGGTGGACTTGGAGTGTTTGATGTTATCGGGTTTTTCTCAGATCCTTTAATACCTGTTGAGGGATTACATGCTAATAATGTAAATGGAACACTATATTTACTATGCTGTGGTGTAACAATAGCTATATCAATATTTGTTTCAATGGCTCTTTATAAAGAAAAAACTAATGAAAAAGCACTATTTATAAAATTTTTCAACAAAATTATATTCATTAAAAAACAAGAAAATGTTTTAAATGACGAAGAAGTTATACTTGTTAAAAACTTAAAAAAAGAAATTTTATCAAATATTTCTAAGGAACAAATTAAGCAATTAAAATTACAAGAAAAAAACATTGTAAATCATCAGAAACAAGAAGCTAATTTAGAATTCTACCTTAAAAAAAATGAAATAAAAAGAGATAAATTAATGCTTCAAGGTAAAAAAGCTATGAAGAATGAAAATATTGAAAAAGCCAATAAAACAGCACTTTTAATTAAAAATTTAGATAGCTTAATTAAGCTTGAAGAATATACTTCAAAAGTATCTCTTGCAGAGGAAAAAATTAATTTTAGTTTGATTAATGAAATTTGTAATGAAATATACTTAAAAAATCTAAACTCATTTAATAAAGTTTTTCAAATTTTTGAACTTAAAAATGATATTGAAATAGACAATTATATTAAAAATATTTCACGTAATATTTTAATTCATTGAGGATATGAAAAACCAATTGAAATTAAGGAAGAAAAAAATGCTTATTTAATTGCAGCTAATTTAAAAAAAATAAAAAATCAAGAAAAGAGAAATTTGAAATGACTAAAAAAATAA
- a CDS encoding glycoside hydrolase family 1 protein has product MTKKIKKFPKNFLWGGATSASQIEGAWDQGGKSITLTDLEPFLERKNKTDTSFVWHKTKDNYYKSLENKEGLHFPKRHGIDFFNHYKEDIALFKEMGLKIYRMSISWARIFPNGDEEKPNIEGLNFYKNVLEECKKNGLEVMVTIIHFDYPLPIMEKYPAGFADTKVQEMFIKYVKVLFDNFAKYVKYWLPVNEINIASFFPIIGLGYFPEKAANPKSFIDKQKVEALHGLFLTHARVVQLSKKYENIKVGCMVADMLIYPYDCNPINIIETMKMERMTKYFFYDVIAGGEYPGYYLRALKDASIDLNISEDDKKLLKYNSVDFISFSYYQSSTLSVTDQNEKVGGNIAGWGKNPFLKATEWGWQIDPIGIRYILTNLWERYKKPLFISENGIGVIESLDENQTVNDDYRIDYMQKHFEQIWEAIEDGVDVFGYTVWTPIDIVSAGTCEMAKRYGMIFVDYDDYHNGTGKRYKKKSFFWYKDFIKNNAL; this is encoded by the coding sequence ATGACTAAAAAAATAAAAAAATTCCCTAAAAATTTTCTATGAGGTGGAGCAACATCAGCATCTCAAATAGAAGGCGCATGGGATCAAGGCGGAAAATCAATAACTTTAACTGACTTAGAACCTTTTTTAGAAAGAAAAAATAAGACAGACACTTCATTTGTATGACATAAAACAAAAGATAATTACTATAAATCTCTTGAAAATAAGGAAGGTCTTCATTTCCCCAAAAGACATGGTATAGATTTTTTTAATCACTACAAGGAAGATATAGCCTTATTTAAGGAGATGGGACTTAAGATATATAGGATGTCTATTTCTTGAGCTAGAATATTCCCTAATGGTGATGAAGAAAAACCAAACATTGAAGGGCTTAATTTTTATAAAAATGTTCTTGAAGAGTGTAAGAAAAATGGTCTCGAAGTAATGGTGACAATAATTCACTTTGATTACCCTTTGCCAATTATGGAAAAATACCCAGCAGGTTTTGCAGATACAAAAGTGCAAGAAATGTTTATAAAATATGTTAAAGTTTTATTTGATAACTTTGCAAAATATGTAAAATATTGATTGCCAGTTAACGAAATTAATATTGCATCTTTTTTTCCAATAATTGGTCTTGGGTACTTTCCTGAAAAGGCCGCAAATCCAAAATCATTTATCGATAAGCAAAAAGTTGAAGCTTTGCATGGATTATTCTTAACTCATGCTAGGGTAGTTCAACTTTCTAAAAAGTACGAAAATATCAAAGTTGGTTGCATGGTTGCTGATATGCTAATATACCCTTATGATTGCAATCCTATAAATATAATTGAAACAATGAAAATGGAAAGAATGACAAAGTATTTTTTCTATGATGTAATAGCTGGTGGAGAATACCCAGGATACTATTTAAGAGCACTAAAGGATGCAAGCATAGATTTAAATATATCAGAGGATGACAAAAAACTTTTAAAATATAATTCCGTTGATTTTATATCTTTTAGTTACTATCAATCAAGTACACTTTCTGTTACAGATCAAAATGAAAAAGTTGGTGGAAATATAGCTGGTTGAGGAAAAAACCCATTCTTAAAAGCAACTGAATGAGGGTGACAAATTGATCCAATTGGTATTAGATATATTCTTACTAATTTATGAGAGAGATACAAAAAACCTTTATTTATTTCAGAAAATGGAATAGGTGTTATTGAATCTTTAGATGAAAATCAAACTGTAAATGATGATTATAGAATAGACTATATGCAAAAACATTTTGAACAAATTTGAGAAGCAATTGAAGATGGTGTTGATGTATTTGGGTACACTGTTTGAACACCAATTGATATAGTATCTGCAGGTACATGTGAAATGGCAAAAAGATATGGAATGATCTTTGTAGACTATGATGATTATCATAATGGAACAGGTAAGCGATACAAGAAAAAGTCTTTTTTTTGGTATAAAGATTTTATTAAAAACAATGCTTTGTAA
- a CDS encoding PTS glucose transporter subunit IIABC, translating into MELKFYAPIDCEIVNIDKCSDPTFSQKLLGDGFLIKPKKGDFSLPFDEAKVVMIFDTKHAYGFDIDGLGILIHCGLETVSLKGKPFITTLQENQKVILGEKLFDVNLKYLKEKNISSETPIVFDKKVEIKNFKEGNYKKGELVCSIEFTEEKKEVVIETIEDFFNAKNKYEKVAFEINKLVGSKENYKEVYNCMTRLRFTIIDKSKVDENELLKISLVKQLVWNGNELQVVIGQEVFKVKDEIANQNQFIQSISNSNEKKSVFGSFFQMIGGTMIRTIPIMTGSGMIQALIAILVLCKVMPNIVTSQNPAQGSISLFDPNLNVGWVVLFIAGRSAGFFMGIAISYTAADYFKLNPVLGVGLGIIMCSPIIFLDGGQNGIGFEKVWWDLGNLSTPNTPFNSISKVFRIVPLGTKTLTLIPIIYIAKKVDEWVRKWMPITLDLLFRPLIVFLISALFGFFIVTPSWNLIEALLGGIFFYLAQAPLGIGVGLAVALWQVCVIFGLHAPLSILGQIEYIANRGWGYLYIASTLSTWSQVGALIGVAIVAKNSLLKKQAWGMVPMGVLGITEPILYGIMLPKRRPLYAGIMSAFISGALLNWLKVSGRLSTGMGIFSALGYFSEPPFGGIAPLDPLTNGLLYIMGCIVATALGVAFTIIIYKERVDENTLINKVTKKLINKIIKNKDLDKALVKEVENHLKSIEKIYSADEIKFLKQQEKIIQEYLRMQTAINNKIVKNDEKIEKLFAKGKKAIKNNNQTKALEIKSQIDTLSMLDLSEDEKIKDLQRQKIDFDGINKLKKEKINYIEELLAFVEEKQILDLNQFKEEYFDGTNSLLKNYGI; encoded by the coding sequence ATGGAATTAAAATTTTATGCACCTATTGATTGTGAAATTGTTAATATTGATAAATGTTCAGATCCTACATTTTCGCAAAAGTTATTGGGTGATGGTTTTTTAATAAAACCCAAAAAAGGTGATTTTTCGCTACCATTTGATGAAGCTAAAGTTGTTATGATTTTTGACACAAAACATGCTTATGGTTTTGATATTGATGGATTAGGTATTCTTATCCATTGTGGTCTTGAAACTGTTTCATTAAAAGGAAAACCCTTTATAACAACATTACAAGAAAATCAAAAAGTTATTTTAGGAGAAAAGCTTTTTGATGTTAATCTTAAATATTTAAAAGAAAAAAATATTTCTTCAGAAACACCAATAGTTTTTGATAAAAAGGTTGAAATCAAAAATTTTAAAGAAGGAAATTATAAAAAGGGTGAGTTAGTATGCTCAATAGAATTCACTGAAGAAAAAAAAGAAGTTGTAATTGAGACAATTGAAGACTTTTTTAATGCAAAAAATAAATACGAAAAAGTTGCTTTTGAAATAAATAAACTTGTTGGTTCAAAGGAAAATTACAAAGAAGTATATAATTGTATGACTAGATTAAGATTTACAATTATTGATAAATCAAAAGTTGATGAAAATGAACTTTTAAAAATAAGTTTAGTTAAACAATTAGTTTGAAATGGTAATGAACTTCAAGTTGTCATAGGACAGGAAGTTTTTAAAGTAAAAGATGAAATAGCAAATCAAAACCAATTTATTCAATCAATATCAAATTCAAATGAAAAAAAATCAGTATTTGGTTCATTTTTTCAAATGATAGGAGGTACAATGATTAGAACTATTCCAATTATGACTGGTTCAGGAATGATTCAGGCTTTAATTGCAATTCTTGTTCTTTGCAAAGTTATGCCAAATATTGTAACTTCACAAAATCCAGCACAAGGGTCAATATCGTTATTCGATCCAAATTTAAATGTTGGATGAGTTGTTTTATTTATTGCAGGAAGATCAGCAGGATTTTTTATGGGTATTGCAATATCATATACTGCTGCTGATTACTTTAAACTTAACCCAGTTTTAGGAGTTGGATTAGGTATTATTATGTGTTCACCTATTATTTTCTTAGATGGTGGACAAAATGGTATTGGATTTGAAAAAGTTTGATGGGATTTAGGAAATTTAAGTACACCAAATACACCGTTTAATAGCATTTCTAAAGTTTTTAGAATAGTACCGTTAGGAACAAAAACATTAACTTTAATACCAATAATATACATTGCTAAAAAAGTTGATGAATGAGTTAGAAAGTGAATGCCTATAACATTAGATTTATTATTTAGACCACTTATAGTATTTTTAATATCAGCTTTATTTGGTTTCTTTATAGTAACACCGAGCTGAAATTTAATTGAAGCTCTGTTAGGTGGAATATTCTTCTATCTTGCGCAAGCACCTTTAGGCATTGGTGTAGGTTTAGCTGTTGCCTTATGACAAGTTTGTGTTATTTTTGGTTTACATGCACCTCTATCGATTTTAGGTCAAATCGAATATATCGCAAATAGAGGTTGAGGATATTTATACATAGCTTCAACTCTTTCAACATGATCACAAGTTGGAGCACTAATTGGTGTTGCAATTGTTGCTAAAAATAGTTTATTAAAAAAACAAGCATGAGGAATGGTTCCTATGGGTGTTTTAGGAATAACTGAACCAATTCTTTATGGAATAATGCTTCCAAAGAGAAGACCTTTATATGCAGGTATTATGTCTGCGTTTATTTCAGGGGCTTTACTAAATTGACTAAAAGTTTCAGGAAGATTAAGTACAGGAATGGGAATATTTTCCGCATTAGGTTATTTTTCAGAACCACCCTTTGGTGGAATAGCACCTCTAGATCCATTAACAAACGGTTTACTTTATATAATGGGGTGTATTGTTGCAACAGCACTTGGTGTAGCGTTTACGATAATAATTTATAAGGAAAGAGTAGACGAAAATACTTTAATTAATAAAGTGACAAAAAAATTGATTAATAAAATTATTAAAAATAAAGATTTAGATAAAGCTTTAGTTAAAGAAGTTGAAAATCATCTAAAAAGTATTGAAAAAATTTATTCAGCTGATGAAATTAAGTTTTTAAAACAACAAGAAAAAATAATTCAAGAATACTTGAGAATGCAAACAGCAATTAATAATAAAATTGTAAAAAATGATGAAAAAATTGAAAAACTTTTTGCAAAAGGCAAAAAAGCGATAAAAAATAATAATCAAACAAAAGCTTTAGAAATTAAATCACAAATAGACACACTATCTATGTTAGATTTAAGTGAAGATGAAAAAATAAAAGATTTGCAAAGACAAAAAATTGATTTTGATGGAATTAATAAATTGAAAAAAGAAAAAATAAATTACATTGAAGAATTGTTGGCATTTGTTGAGGAAAAACAAATCTTAGATTTAAATCAGTTTAAAGAAGAATATTTTGATGGAACGAATAGTTTATTAAAAAACTATGGAATTTAA